The Geotalea uraniireducens Rf4 genome window below encodes:
- a CDS encoding PIN domain-containing protein, whose product MPDRKCFIDTNIWLYAFIQSDDHHKTGTAKRLIEGHKIATSSQVINELCVNLLKKTELQEEDICGIIASFYNRYEVVEFSRDVLLHASTLRGDYNFSYWDSLIVSAALHAEAKLLYTEDMHNGLIVEKTLRIVNPFKE is encoded by the coding sequence ATGCCCGATAGAAAATGCTTCATCGACACCAATATCTGGCTTTACGCCTTCATCCAGTCGGATGACCACCACAAGACCGGCACGGCAAAGCGCCTGATAGAAGGACACAAGATCGCCACCAGTTCCCAGGTTATCAATGAATTGTGTGTCAATCTCCTCAAGAAAACCGAGTTGCAGGAAGAGGATATTTGCGGGATTATTGCTTCGTTCTACAATCGGTACGAGGTCGTCGAATTCAGCAGAGATGTACTCCTTCACGCTTCGACCCTGAGAGGCGACTATAATTTTTCGTACTGGGACAGCCTTATCGTCTCAGCTGCGCTGCACGCGGAAGCGAAGCTGCTCTACACGGAAGACATGCATAATGGCCTGATCGTTGAAAAGACCTTGCGCATAGTAAATCCGTTCAAGGAATGA
- a CDS encoding Fic family protein, producing the protein MHKIPYNQKPVGYGELIRRLSLNILPHYVTSFVTDGKGRRHTVIDRHIRKEVYPLPYYPGESLGDHLTFALKYEGVNLEILAAVFQTVSPHEIEAIVRETPTGKYARQIWFLYEFLTGKELDLEPVKVANYIDILDEDQYVTARKEPVPRQRINNNLLGERRFCPMVRRTDELKRYQEIDFHARTKEVVGRYPKEILQRAVTYLFTKETKSSFEIERATPDQKRAARFVELLRHAEEMDFFTKESLIELQKAVVDARFANDDFRKNQNYIGESLGFGRENVHFVTPRPDDLPDLMDGMFVCHEKMMISGVHPVIAATIVAFGFVFMHPFEDGNGRIHRFLIHNILAKRGFTPQGMIFPVSATLVQNMINYDQALELFSKPLLPLIDYDMDESGQMRVKNDTAIHYRYIDMTAIAERMFGFIEKTVEKELVSELDLLVNYERAKSTMREVVDMPDRMIDLFIRICRENGGRISLNKRKSLFDKLTDEEVAALEECVSQAFGLNSNGSSADRNN; encoded by the coding sequence ATGCACAAGATTCCTTACAATCAGAAGCCCGTTGGGTACGGAGAATTGATTCGGCGCCTTTCCCTGAACATTCTGCCCCATTACGTGACATCGTTTGTCACTGATGGAAAGGGAAGACGCCATACGGTTATAGATCGGCACATACGAAAAGAAGTATATCCTCTCCCCTATTACCCGGGTGAAAGCCTGGGCGATCATCTTACGTTCGCGCTCAAATATGAAGGAGTCAACCTGGAGATACTTGCCGCGGTTTTTCAGACCGTATCACCCCACGAAATCGAGGCCATCGTCCGAGAGACCCCGACCGGCAAATATGCCCGTCAGATCTGGTTTCTTTACGAATTCCTCACGGGAAAAGAGCTGGACTTGGAACCGGTCAAGGTAGCCAATTACATCGACATATTGGACGAGGATCAGTACGTCACGGCCCGGAAAGAGCCGGTGCCCCGACAAAGAATCAACAACAATCTGCTTGGTGAACGCCGTTTTTGCCCCATGGTCCGCAGAACGGATGAGCTCAAAAGATACCAGGAGATCGATTTTCATGCGCGCACGAAGGAAGTGGTCGGCAGGTACCCGAAAGAAATCCTGCAGCGGGCCGTTACCTATCTTTTCACGAAAGAAACCAAGTCGTCATTCGAGATTGAGCGGGCCACCCCTGACCAGAAACGGGCGGCACGTTTCGTGGAACTGCTGAGACATGCAGAGGAAATGGACTTCTTTACCAAAGAGAGCCTGATAGAGCTTCAAAAGGCGGTGGTCGATGCGAGGTTCGCAAACGACGACTTCCGGAAGAATCAGAACTATATCGGAGAATCGTTGGGTTTTGGCCGGGAAAACGTTCACTTCGTCACCCCACGGCCGGATGACCTTCCTGATCTGATGGACGGAATGTTCGTCTGCCATGAAAAGATGATGATCTCGGGGGTACATCCGGTCATAGCAGCGACTATCGTCGCCTTCGGCTTTGTCTTTATGCATCCTTTTGAAGACGGCAACGGGAGGATCCATCGGTTTCTGATCCACAACATCCTGGCGAAGAGAGGATTTACGCCGCAGGGGATGATCTTCCCCGTTTCGGCTACCCTTGTCCAAAACATGATAAATTACGACCAGGCACTTGAGCTCTTCTCAAAACCTCTCCTTCCCCTGATCGACTACGACATGGACGAATCGGGCCAGATGCGGGTGAAGAACGATACCGCCATTCATTATCGGTACATCGACATGACGGCAATAGCGGAAAGAATGTTCGGTTTCATAGAAAAGACTGTCGAAAAGGAACTGGTTTCCGAGTTGGACCTCCTGGTCAATTATGAAAGGGCCAAGTCAACCATGCGGGAGGTAGTCGACATGCCTGACAGGATGATTGATCTGTTCATACGGATATGCCGTGAGAACGGGGGGAGGATTTCCCTGAACAAACGAAAGTCCCTGTTCGACAAGCTAACCGATGAAGAGGTTGCTGCACTGGAGGAATGTGTCAGCCAGGCATTCGGGCTGAATTCCAACGGTTCTTCGGCCGACCGGAATAATTAG